From the Streptomyces syringium genome, one window contains:
- a CDS encoding histidine phosphatase family protein, with protein MGGMTSDMTSGPAKRDDDITVVHVMRHGEVHNPDGVLYGRRAGYHLSELGRRMADRVAEHLAERDVTHVVASPLERAQETAMPVAKAHGLDLATDERLIEAANVFEGKTFGVGDGALRKPANWRHLTNPFKPSWGEPYIEQVVRMMGALDAARDAARGHEAVCVSHQLPIWILRSFVERRRLWHDPRKRQCTLASLTTFTYRGDKIVSVGYSEPARDLVPAHLLAGAKPVKGGAKAFGA; from the coding sequence CATCACCGTCGTCCACGTGATGCGGCACGGCGAGGTCCACAACCCGGACGGCGTGCTCTACGGGCGCCGGGCGGGCTATCACCTGTCGGAGCTCGGCCGGCGGATGGCCGACCGGGTGGCCGAGCATCTGGCCGAGCGGGACGTGACGCACGTCGTCGCCTCGCCGCTGGAGCGGGCGCAGGAGACGGCGATGCCCGTCGCCAAGGCGCACGGCCTGGACCTGGCGACGGACGAGCGGCTGATCGAGGCGGCGAACGTCTTCGAGGGGAAGACGTTCGGCGTGGGTGACGGCGCGCTGCGCAAGCCCGCCAACTGGCGGCATCTGACGAACCCCTTCAAGCCGTCCTGGGGCGAGCCGTACATCGAGCAGGTCGTGCGGATGATGGGCGCGCTGGACGCCGCGCGGGACGCGGCGCGCGGCCATGAGGCCGTGTGCGTGAGCCATCAGCTGCCGATCTGGATCCTGCGGAGCTTTGTGGAGCGGCGGCGGCTGTGGCACGACCCGCGGAAGCGGCAGTGCACGCTGGCGAGCCTGACGACGTTCACCTATAGGGGGGACAAAATCGTTTCGGTGGGTTACAGCGAGCCCGCCCGGGATTTGGTGCCGGCGCACCTGTTGGCGGGTGCCAAACCGGTGAAGGGCGGGGCAAAGGCGTTCGGCGCCTGA